From Thiomicrospira sp. XS5, one genomic window encodes:
- a CDS encoding Hpt domain-containing protein encodes MPQPVDTDNLEMLKEVIGDDLKDILKSFLEVAPSTLSDIKQAIENGDADGLRLHAHTLKGSSANIGATELPPLCLALENKGKDGITEGLTAELSAVEAENDKVSAFLQQYLDAF; translated from the coding sequence ATGCCTCAACCTGTGGATACCGACAATTTAGAAATGCTCAAAGAGGTCATCGGCGATGACTTGAAGGACATCTTAAAGAGCTTTCTGGAGGTCGCACCCAGCACCTTGTCGGACATCAAACAAGCGATTGAAAACGGTGATGCGGATGGGTTGAGACTGCATGCCCACACACTGAAGGGCAGTTCCGCGAACATCGGTGCCACCGAACTTCCCCCTTTGTGCCTGGCATTGGAAAACAAAGGTAAAGATGGCATCACCGAAGGCTTAACCGCGGAATTGTCCGCGGTTGAAGCCGAAAACGACAAGGTATCTGCATTCCTGCAACAGTATCTCGATGCCTTTTAA
- a CDS encoding EAL domain-containing protein, with product MVLSDLQTNKQESALILVVEDDDVTRLTLSKVLSKSGFRVMEANNGQDGFSLFIKEAPDLILMDVMMPVMDGYAATEAIRNYEKDRAVPILMLTALDDISSIDQAFDIGATDFITKPINWSLLSQRVKYAIKSSLIEDQLRISQSQLIYAQKLAKLGYWEWDAASDRVTGSSSAFELFGIPNQADVTLEQFFSNIIPKDLPLIQQAIADATQGYNDIQVSFRVLHHDGSMSHIDCLGEVSFDQDDEILKITGSAQDISRLHKAETLIDYQASHDKLTDLANRSFFSKTLASFIKEANPKKYSATVILDIDRFKKINDNLGQENGDALLRTVAQRLKKVTREDDFVARLGSDEFAILIKNAEDAQELNLSLSRIFHDISKAFTIRDQELFITFSIGVSIIRQDGLKASELIAHANIARSEAKQQGGNQFLFYQTDMNAESKEQLLLENDLRKALDRNEIEVYFQPQVDGQTLKPYGAEALVRWHHPSEGLVSPAVFIPIAENNGMIVEIGQYVLQTAVEEAEKWHQDGFEIHIGINLSGRQFSSSNLMKDVQSVLQSTHLPAQYLDLEITESLAMSNADHNISILKGLKAMGVTLSIDDFGTGYSSLAYLHSFPIDAIKIDRSFINNLETQEGQAIVRTILAMAESLKLNVVAEGIEDEFHVSFLQNKNCDVFQGFKFGKPMPADAFQQYLKSHNTP from the coding sequence ATGGTGCTCTCGGACCTACAAACGAACAAACAGGAATCGGCCCTTATTCTGGTGGTCGAGGACGATGACGTCACCCGGCTGACCTTAAGCAAGGTGTTGTCGAAATCCGGTTTTCGCGTGATGGAAGCTAACAACGGCCAGGACGGTTTTTCACTGTTCATCAAAGAAGCGCCGGATCTGATTCTGATGGATGTGATGATGCCGGTCATGGATGGTTATGCCGCCACCGAAGCGATTCGCAACTACGAAAAAGACCGCGCCGTGCCGATTCTGATGCTGACCGCGCTGGACGATATCAGCTCCATTGACCAGGCCTTCGACATCGGCGCAACCGACTTCATCACCAAACCCATCAACTGGTCGTTGCTGAGCCAGCGCGTCAAATACGCCATCAAATCCTCATTGATTGAAGACCAGCTTCGCATTAGTCAGTCGCAATTGATTTACGCTCAAAAGCTGGCCAAGCTCGGGTACTGGGAATGGGATGCCGCTTCGGACCGTGTCACCGGTTCCAGTTCGGCGTTTGAATTATTCGGCATCCCAAATCAAGCCGATGTCACACTGGAACAGTTTTTCTCCAACATCATCCCCAAAGACCTGCCGCTGATTCAACAAGCCATTGCCGACGCAACTCAAGGCTACAACGACATTCAAGTCAGCTTCCGGGTATTGCATCATGACGGTTCCATGTCGCACATCGACTGTCTGGGCGAGGTCAGCTTCGATCAAGACGATGAAATACTGAAAATCACCGGCTCGGCGCAGGACATCAGCCGTTTGCATAAGGCCGAAACGCTCATCGACTATCAGGCCAGCCACGATAAATTGACCGATTTGGCGAACCGTTCCTTTTTCAGTAAAACACTGGCAAGCTTCATCAAGGAAGCCAATCCGAAAAAATACAGCGCCACCGTCATTCTCGACATTGACCGTTTCAAGAAAATCAACGATAACCTCGGCCAGGAAAACGGTGACGCCCTGCTTCGCACCGTGGCGCAACGTTTGAAAAAAGTGACCCGAGAAGACGATTTTGTCGCCCGACTGGGCAGTGATGAATTCGCCATTCTGATTAAAAATGCCGAAGACGCGCAAGAATTGAATTTATCCCTGAGCCGCATTTTCCACGATATTTCCAAAGCCTTTACCATCCGCGATCAGGAACTGTTTATTACCTTCTCCATCGGGGTGAGCATCATCCGCCAGGACGGCCTCAAGGCCAGCGAACTGATCGCCCATGCGAACATCGCCCGCAGCGAAGCGAAGCAGCAAGGCGGCAATCAATTCCTGTTCTATCAAACCGATATGAACGCGGAATCCAAAGAACAGTTGTTGCTGGAAAACGATTTGCGCAAAGCCCTGGATCGCAATGAAATCGAAGTCTATTTCCAACCGCAAGTGGACGGCCAGACCCTGAAACCTTATGGAGCCGAAGCCCTGGTGCGCTGGCATCATCCATCCGAAGGCTTGGTGTCTCCCGCGGTCTTTATCCCCATCGCGGAAAACAACGGCATGATTGTTGAAATCGGCCAGTATGTTCTGCAAACGGCGGTGGAAGAGGCCGAAAAATGGCACCAGGATGGGTTTGAGATACACATTGGCATCAATTTGTCCGGTCGCCAGTTTTCCAGTTCGAACCTGATGAAAGACGTACAAAGTGTCTTACAAAGCACACATTTACCGGCGCAATATCTGGATTTGGAAATCACCGAAAGTCTGGCCATGAGCAACGCCGACCACAATATCAGCATCCTCAAAGGCTTGAAAGCGATGGGAGTCACACTATCCATCGACGACTTCGGCACGGGGTATTCTTCCCTCGCCTATCTGCACAGCTTCCCGATTGATGCCATTAAAATCGACCGCTCATTTATAAACAACCTCGAAACGCAGGAAGGTCAGGCCATTGTCCGAACCATTCTGGCCATGGCAGAAAGCCTGAAATTAAACGTGGTCGCTGAAGGTATTGAAGACGAATTTCACGTTTCCTTCCTGCAAAACAAAAATTGCGACGTTTTCCAAGGATTCAAATTCGGCAAACCCATGCCCGCCGACGCGTTTCAACAATATCTTAAAAGTCACAACACCCCTTAA
- the dtd gene encoding D-aminoacyl-tRNA deacylase: MICLLQRVTQAEVRVGGEVIGQISPGLAVLCGFQPHDDANSLKRMAHKLLHYRVFADENDKMNLNVQQTQQGEGGGVLLVPQFTLPADTRKGLRPSFHTSAPPAQAEALFEQFVQEVTETYRPPQIGRFGADMQVSLTNDGPVTFWLEN; encoded by the coding sequence ATGATTTGTTTATTGCAACGCGTCACCCAAGCCGAAGTCCGCGTCGGCGGCGAGGTCATTGGGCAGATTTCACCAGGCCTGGCGGTTTTGTGCGGATTCCAGCCGCACGATGACGCCAATTCCCTGAAACGCATGGCGCACAAGCTGCTGCATTATCGCGTGTTTGCCGACGAAAACGACAAGATGAACCTCAATGTGCAGCAAACCCAGCAAGGCGAAGGCGGCGGAGTGTTACTGGTGCCGCAATTCACGCTACCGGCGGACACTCGTAAAGGCTTACGCCCCAGCTTCCACACGTCGGCCCCGCCAGCACAGGCCGAAGCGCTGTTTGAGCAATTCGTTCAAGAAGTCACCGAAACTTACCGCCCACCGCAGATCGGCCGCTTCGGCGCCGACATGCAGGTTTCGCTGACCAACGACGGGCCGGTGACCTTCTGGCTGGAAAATTAA
- the pip gene encoding prolyl aminopeptidase, with protein MNLEHLLYPNLKPYAEHSLQVDNTHSLHVEESGNPLGLPVLFIHGGPGGGCSPTQRRFFHPDHYRIILFDQRGCGKSRPHACLTNNTTAHLIEDIEKIRRHLNIDRWVLFGGSWGSTLSLLYAEAYPERVLAMILRGIFLCRDEDTRWFYQQGADRFYPDYWRDFIAPVPEDKRDDMIEAYYELLTSDNEIARMSAAEAWSIWEGRTSTLKTDADLVDHFGDPFHALAMARIECHYFRHHAFIEPNQILDNIGYIQTIPTTIVQGRYDMVCPFNQAYALAEAMPKADLIVCDHAGHSAFEPEIAEQLVEATNRTYQSIELDA; from the coding sequence ATGAACTTGGAACATCTACTTTATCCGAACCTCAAACCTTACGCCGAACACAGCTTGCAGGTGGACAACACCCATAGCTTGCACGTTGAAGAAAGCGGGAATCCGCTCGGCTTGCCGGTGCTGTTTATTCACGGTGGACCGGGTGGTGGGTGTTCGCCGACACAACGGCGTTTTTTCCACCCCGACCACTACCGCATCATTCTGTTCGACCAGCGCGGTTGCGGCAAATCGCGCCCGCACGCCTGCCTGACCAACAACACCACCGCGCACCTGATTGAAGACATCGAAAAAATTCGCCGTCACCTCAATATCGATCGCTGGGTGTTGTTCGGTGGTTCCTGGGGCTCGACCTTGAGTTTGCTGTATGCGGAAGCCTATCCGGAACGGGTGCTGGCGATGATTCTGCGTGGCATTTTCCTGTGCCGCGACGAAGACACCCGCTGGTTTTACCAGCAAGGCGCCGACCGTTTCTATCCGGATTATTGGCGGGATTTCATCGCGCCGGTGCCGGAAGACAAGCGCGACGACATGATTGAAGCCTATTACGAGTTGCTGACCAGCGACAACGAAATCGCCCGTATGAGCGCCGCCGAAGCCTGGTCGATTTGGGAGGGCCGCACTTCAACCTTGAAAACCGACGCCGATTTGGTCGACCACTTCGGCGACCCTTTCCACGCGCTGGCCATGGCACGCATCGAATGCCACTATTTCCGCCATCATGCGTTTATCGAACCCAATCAGATTCTCGATAATATCGGTTACATTCAAACGATTCCGACCACCATCGTGCAAGGGCGCTATGACATGGTCTGCCCATTCAATCAGGCCTATGCCTTAGCGGAAGCCATGCCGAAAGCGGATTTGATTGTGTGCGACCATGCCGGGCACTCCGCTTTCGAACCGGAAATCGCCGAACAGTTGGTGGAAGCGACTAACCGAACCTATCAGAGCATTGAGCTTGATGCGTAA
- the typA gene encoding translational GTPase TypA, with product MSTDHIRNIAIIAHVDHGKTTLVDQLLRQSGTFDEIRKDMGDRVMDSNDLEKERGITILSKNTAVNWNDYRINIVDTPGHADFGGEVERILSMVDSVLLLVDSVEGPMPQTRFVTEKALKQGLKPIVVINKIDRPGARPDWVLDQTFDLFDRLGATDEQMDFDVIYASGLNGFAGLDEDVREGDMTPVFEIITQNVPAPDVDLGGPFQLQCISLDYDTYKGVIGTGRIKRGSVEVGMAITIIDAEGKERKGKVGEIFGYHGLERVSVDEAHAGDIVAFTGLDPLNISDTLCDPNHVEALPPLTVDEPTVSMTFQVNDSPFVGQDGKLLTSRQIRERLDKELLTNVALRVEDTEDANKFRVSGRGELHLSVLIETMRREGFEMGISRPEVIFKEENGETLEPYENLTVDIPEDAQGSIMEKLGERKAEMQDMVPDGHGRVRIDFIIPSRGLIGFRTEFMTATQGNGLIFSSFSHYGPKFAGTLGERNNGVLISLGQGKALAFALFNLQDRGRLYIGHGEEVYEGMIIGLHSRANDLTVNPLKGKQLTNMRAAGTDEALTLTPPIRFSLEQALEFIDDDELVEVTPNNVRIRKKLLTENERKKAGRNKA from the coding sequence ATGAGTACAGATCATATTCGCAACATTGCCATCATTGCGCACGTTGACCACGGTAAAACCACCCTGGTAGACCAGCTTCTACGGCAATCCGGCACGTTTGACGAAATCCGTAAAGACATGGGCGACCGTGTCATGGATTCCAATGATCTGGAAAAGGAACGTGGGATCACCATCCTGTCGAAAAACACGGCGGTTAACTGGAACGACTACCGCATCAACATCGTGGACACCCCGGGCCACGCCGACTTCGGTGGTGAAGTGGAACGTATTTTGTCGATGGTGGACTCGGTCCTGTTGTTGGTGGACTCTGTGGAAGGGCCGATGCCGCAAACGCGTTTCGTAACCGAAAAAGCCTTGAAACAAGGTTTGAAGCCGATTGTGGTCATCAACAAAATCGACCGTCCGGGCGCGCGTCCGGATTGGGTACTGGATCAAACCTTCGACTTGTTCGACCGTTTGGGCGCCACCGACGAGCAAATGGACTTCGACGTGATTTACGCTTCCGGCCTGAACGGTTTCGCCGGACTGGATGAAGACGTTCGTGAAGGCGACATGACGCCGGTCTTTGAAATCATCACTCAAAACGTACCGGCACCGGACGTTGATTTGGGCGGACCTTTTCAGTTGCAATGTATTTCTCTGGACTACGACACTTATAAAGGCGTCATCGGCACCGGCCGTATCAAGCGTGGTTCCGTGGAAGTCGGCATGGCCATCACCATCATCGACGCCGAAGGCAAAGAGCGTAAAGGGAAAGTCGGTGAAATCTTCGGTTATCACGGGCTGGAGCGTGTCAGCGTGGACGAAGCCCACGCCGGTGACATCGTGGCCTTTACCGGGTTGGACCCATTGAACATTTCCGACACCTTGTGTGATCCGAACCACGTTGAAGCCCTGCCGCCGTTGACGGTGGACGAACCGACCGTAAGCATGACTTTCCAGGTCAACGACTCGCCATTCGTCGGTCAGGACGGTAAGTTGCTGACCTCTCGCCAAATCCGCGAGCGTTTGGACAAAGAATTGTTGACCAACGTGGCTTTGCGTGTCGAAGACACCGAAGACGCCAACAAATTCCGTGTTTCCGGTCGTGGTGAACTGCATTTGTCGGTTCTGATCGAAACCATGCGTCGTGAAGGCTTCGAGATGGGGATTTCCCGTCCGGAAGTTATCTTCAAAGAAGAAAACGGCGAAACCTTGGAACCGTATGAAAACCTGACCGTGGACATTCCGGAAGACGCGCAAGGTTCCATTATGGAAAAACTGGGCGAGCGTAAAGCCGAAATGCAAGACATGGTTCCGGACGGACACGGTCGCGTACGTATCGACTTCATCATCCCATCTCGTGGCTTGATCGGCTTCCGTACCGAGTTCATGACCGCCACCCAAGGGAACGGTTTGATTTTCTCCAGCTTCTCGCATTACGGGCCGAAATTCGCCGGTACGCTGGGCGAACGCAACAACGGCGTATTGATCTCTCTGGGGCAAGGGAAAGCCTTGGCCTTCGCTTTGTTTAACCTGCAAGACCGCGGCCGTCTCTACATCGGTCACGGTGAAGAAGTATACGAAGGCATGATCATCGGTCTGCACAGCCGCGCCAACGACTTGACGGTCAACCCGCTGAAAGGTAAGCAGTTGACCAACATGCGTGCCGCCGGAACCGACGAAGCCCTGACTTTGACGCCGCCGATTCGTTTCTCGCTGGAACAAGCGTTGGAATTCATCGACGACGACGAGTTGGTCGAAGTCACGCCAAACAACGTTCGTATCCGTAAAAAACTGTTGACGGAAAACGAACGTAAAAAAGCGGGCCGTAACAAGGCTTAA
- a CDS encoding DUF6691 family protein, whose amino-acid sequence MMEHKMPPLKSIRLYIISFMYVYRNNIFGFLMGITFGFLMSHAGATTYDYHAKMFLFEDFQLMIVIATAVVIAMIGVFLLKRFQVRAIATGAEVDFVKKPYQKGLMIGAMLFGIGWGMTASCPGTIPAMIGEGKIAGLFALLGLLLGTMAYGILQSYIRLEKAQSQSQTSDSTRPGS is encoded by the coding sequence ATGATGGAACATAAAATGCCACCGTTAAAAAGCATCCGCCTGTACATCATCTCGTTCATGTATGTGTACCGCAACAACATTTTCGGTTTCCTGATGGGCATCACCTTCGGGTTTTTGATGAGCCACGCCGGGGCAACCACTTACGATTACCACGCTAAGATGTTCCTGTTCGAGGACTTCCAACTGATGATTGTCATCGCCACGGCGGTGGTGATTGCGATGATCGGGGTGTTTTTGCTGAAACGCTTCCAAGTGCGTGCCATTGCCACCGGCGCGGAAGTGGACTTCGTGAAGAAACCCTACCAAAAAGGTTTGATGATCGGCGCCATGCTGTTCGGCATCGGCTGGGGAATGACCGCCTCCTGCCCCGGCACCATTCCGGCGATGATCGGCGAAGGCAAAATCGCCGGACTCTTTGCGCTGCTCGGCCTATTGCTCGGCACGATGGCGTATGGAATTCTGCAAAGTTACATCCGTCTGGAAAAGGCGCAAAGCCAGAGCCAAACCTCGGATTCGACCAGGCCTGGGTCATAA
- a CDS encoding YeeE/YedE family protein produces MEVIVWSAWIAGISMGLFVVFHFWLMGKPAGCSTGYGNFCGMMFKRVEYFRTGEYKNINNSRLWFLLGIPIGGLLSALQAPEPWHFSFDMGMYNDILPQTLAGKAIWLTFGGALLGFGARLAGACTTGHALVGGAMLNPPSLLAGVIFFMSAFVTTHLLFGT; encoded by the coding sequence ATGGAAGTCATTGTTTGGAGCGCGTGGATTGCCGGCATCTCGATGGGATTGTTTGTGGTTTTCCACTTCTGGTTAATGGGGAAACCCGCCGGCTGCTCAACCGGTTACGGTAATTTCTGCGGCATGATGTTCAAACGGGTGGAGTATTTCCGCACCGGCGAATACAAAAACATCAATAACTCGCGTTTGTGGTTCCTGCTGGGCATTCCCATCGGCGGACTCTTGAGCGCGCTACAAGCGCCGGAGCCGTGGCATTTCAGTTTTGACATGGGGATGTATAACGACATCCTGCCGCAAACCCTGGCCGGGAAAGCCATCTGGCTGACATTCGGCGGTGCTTTGTTGGGCTTCGGCGCGCGCTTGGCCGGCGCTTGCACCACCGGGCATGCTCTGGTGGGCGGCGCTATGCTGAACCCGCCGAGCCTGTTAGCGGGCGTCATTTTCTTTATGAGTGCGTTCGTGACCACGCACCTGCTGTTCGGAACCTAA
- a CDS encoding DUF2628 domain-containing protein produces MSDDKNHDEELLGAFIQKPEKVPYYQRGLDKMQVGHVFSFKWHWSWWAFFFGWAFLLYRKAYLPALGAFIIAFFMSFIPFFGWLITSIVLGGVSPYFVLKKYHDLKSQAGDNEEDQLRAMQNFGGYHSWVVWVTVIFYALIFLFVFAAFLPNS; encoded by the coding sequence ATGAGTGATGACAAGAACCACGACGAAGAACTATTAGGGGCTTTTATTCAAAAACCGGAAAAGGTGCCTTATTACCAACGCGGCCTGGACAAAATGCAAGTTGGCCATGTTTTCAGTTTTAAATGGCACTGGAGCTGGTGGGCTTTCTTTTTCGGCTGGGCCTTTTTACTGTATCGAAAAGCCTATCTGCCCGCCTTAGGCGCGTTTATTATTGCGTTTTTTATGAGTTTCATCCCCTTTTTCGGCTGGCTCATCACATCCATTGTACTGGGCGGCGTTTCCCCTTATTTTGTGCTGAAAAAGTACCACGATCTCAAATCGCAAGCGGGCGACAATGAAGAAGACCAACTTCGTGCCATGCAAAACTTCGGTGGTTATCACAGCTGGGTTGTGTGGGTCACGGTGATTTTCTATGCGCTTATTTTCCTGTTTGTATTCGCCGCTTTCCTACCCAATAGCTAA
- a CDS encoding DNA-3-methyladenine glycosylase I, giving the protein MTKAVQTVPGPDNLPRCAWCGQVEAFFDYHDREWGFPVADDIRLFEKLCLESFQSGLSWRTILDKRENFRRAFDHFDFHKVAQFTEQDVQRLLQDASIVRHRGKIEAVINNAQRAQELVAQHGSLAAFFWQYEPDEATLPPPQSVTTSPESVALSKTMKKMGWKFVGPTTVYAFMEAMGLINNHVEACITRPKVAEARKAFQRP; this is encoded by the coding sequence ATGACAAAAGCCGTTCAAACCGTTCCCGGCCCGGACAACTTGCCGCGTTGCGCTTGGTGCGGCCAGGTGGAAGCGTTTTTCGATTACCACGACCGGGAATGGGGCTTTCCGGTGGCGGATGACATTCGTTTGTTTGAAAAACTGTGCCTGGAAAGTTTTCAATCCGGCTTGAGTTGGCGCACCATTCTCGATAAGCGCGAGAACTTTCGCCGCGCCTTCGACCACTTCGATTTCCACAAAGTCGCCCAGTTCACCGAACAGGATGTGCAGCGCCTGTTACAGGATGCGAGCATCGTGCGGCATCGCGGCAAAATCGAAGCGGTCATCAATAACGCCCAGCGCGCGCAGGAACTGGTGGCGCAACACGGGTCGCTGGCGGCGTTTTTCTGGCAATACGAACCGGACGAAGCCACTTTGCCGCCGCCGCAAAGCGTCACCACTTCACCGGAATCCGTGGCTTTATCGAAAACCATGAAGAAAATGGGCTGGAAATTCGTCGGGCCGACCACCGTGTATGCCTTTATGGAAGCCATGGGCCTCATCAACAACCATGTGGAAGCCTGCATCACCCGCCCAAAAGTCGCCGAGGCGCGAAAAGCCTTTCAGCGCCCTTGA